TTCCAAGGGAGAAAGAACTAGCCCAAGTGATCAGTAGCTCAAGGTTTTTGGTTATGTTGCCTTGAAAGTGTAAAATGAGTTTGCATTTTCAGAAACATACAATATGGCTTCAAAATATTGTATAGTGTTTATCTGTTATTTTTTACCTCACCAGTGACCACTGGGGAGCCCAATTTTGCTCGCTTCAATGGGTTCATGTTTCTTTGCACAAGTGAGCAAAGTTATCAACATGGCCTAGGCGTCAGGCTAGGGGCAACCTAGTGCCTAGCATCGAGTCCGCCAAGCTCCTGCCTAGGAATTGCCCTGCAAGACCATGCAGCTGAGGTTGCCAAGCATTGGGCATTTTCTGTTCTGTTCCCGATGAAGGTTTTGACTTGCACCAAATACTAGTCTTCTGAAGTGGTTAGTTGGAGTTTTTTAGGCTGAATGGAACTCTGCTCCACAAATTCAAGCCCATTCATAGCAGCAGCAAGGCAATAGCAGAACGCCCGTGTAGGATATGAGTTTACTTGAAATTGCAGCTGACCTTTAAGCATCAGCATCCTTTAGTTTTTAGTGTTTCTCGCTAGGTTTCTCGTTTCATGGTCTTTGTCCAGTGGAGGCTTCCCTCTAGTTTTTATCAGATGCCCAGCCCCAGTACAAACTAGCCTCACCATACAAAGCCTTAAGGaaatatatgcttagtgcctgcatACAACAGTGTTGAAAAGGAGTTAAACCATCAAATTTAGTAAGTAATACTTCAGCATATGTATGTCCATGCAATGATTTGATGTCTTATTTTCTTATAAGGTCGAACAAGATTTAACATCTGATTTAAATGTTTGCTGAGAATTGTGTGCATAACATGACTGGAACTTCTCATTTTATGGAGTTTGTATCTTTGTTACTCACTGCAGTTGTTTCACACAGTAAATAAAAAAAGCCAATAACAATTTGCTATGTTCTGATTATGTCCAGGACATTGGAGGATGTGGCATCCAAAAACAAGAAATTCGGGAGGCTGTTGAGCTGCCATTGACACACCATGAATTGTACAAGCAGATTGGTATTGATCCTCCAAGAGGGGTGCTGCTCTATGGTCCTCCAGGCACTGGCAAGACCATGCTTGCTAAAGCTGTGGCACATCACACTACTGCTGCTTTTATCAGAGTGGTTGGCTCAGAGTTTGTGCAGAAGTACTTGGGTGAGGTAAGATGCGGATAGTTGTAACATGGATTTGGTAACCTTGTTTATGTTATCACAAAAATTATTTCATGCATTAAGCTTTGACCATGTAATAGATTCCTAGTTTGTTATGTGTTCCTTAGATTTCCTTTATTATGCGCAAGATTCCCAGTTCGTTAAAAAATAGCGCTTGTTTTAACTGAAGCTGTACCTGTGAACATCTGACACAAGTTCCATTTTGTTTGTATTATTATGATGCATCTTATATGCAAAACATATTTAGTTACTGTATGCATTAATAAACTACTATGTGATGCATCCAAAAACATATTTAGCGTATTATTCGTGCTGTCAGTGAGACAATGTGATGCTTCTTAGTATTTCTGGTATCAAGTGGTTCATACATTCGTATTAGGGTTTACACAAGAATTTGCTACAATGTGAAGCTTTTCTTTGGTTGCTACTTATCAGGTTTTTTGTTGATGCATTGTATCCTTTATCTCATGTTAGGGCCCAAGGATGGTTCGGGATGTATTCCGCTTAGCTAAAGAGAATGGCCCGGCTATAATATTCATTGATGAGGTTGACGCCATAGCCACTGCTCGATTCGATGCTCAGACCGGGGCTGACCGAGAAGTTCAGCGAATTCTGATGGAGCTACTCAATCAAGTAGGTTTGCTCGAACTCAAGTTGTTTGCCACTTCCAATCCTAGAGAACAATGTATTTGGAACATGCATAAGATGTAAATGAAGAAAATAACTGTTGCCTTAGATTGTAAAGCTCAATCTCTTTAGTAACTGATTTTACAAAATGTATACATGCTCTTAGAATTGATATCTGTAGTTTTTTTAAGGATAGCACGTAACTTTCTGAAAAGGCTATTGTTAAGACTATTTGTGCAACTTTCTCATGCATTGAGGGTTCTGAGTATTTCTCATTGTGAATATGCAATGCAGATGGATGGATTTGATCAGACAGTAAATGTGAAGGTTATAATGGCGACCAATCGGGCAGATACTCTGGATCCTGCTCTGTTGCGTCCAGGAAGACTGGACAGGAAAATTGAGTTCCCTCTGCCGGACCGGAGGCAGAAGAGGCTTGTTTTCCAAGTAAGTTTCTTTGTAAATACTTCTGTCGTATGCACTTGCAGTCATTGTCTTTGTTTGGAAAGATGTTACTGATAGTCCTTGTTTGGAAAGTCTTTAAAAGAAATTGATAGTTCCTGCACTTGCAGTCATTATCTTTAGTACATGGCTCGAAACACTAATCTTTAAAAGAAATTAGTGCTTAACAAGGTTTGTACTGCTAAAATGGACTTGAGTGACGGGGTTGATTTGGAGGATTATGTCTCGAGACCGGATAAAATCAGTGCTGCTGATGTGAGTGCCATCTCATTATGCTGAAACAGTCTTTAGATCTTCGCTTGTACTACTGCAGCATAAGAAAATTTCATCTCCTCGGATTAGTTAGTTCATGATAAGAATTCCATAAATCCTCTAGTCTCGAAACTTATCGATTATATATAAGCTCCAAAGAGTAACATTGTGTCATTTCTTTTTCAGATGGCTGCAATTTGCCAGGAAGCCGGCATGCATGCTGTCCGCAAGAATCGGTATGTTATCCTCCCAAAGGACTTCGAGAAGGGTTACCGGACCAACGTCAAGAAGCCCGAAACAGACTTTGACTTGTACAAATGAGGCAACCAAGTGTTGAAAAGAGAATGCTTTGTTTTCAACCAAGTCCTCTGTATATGTGGTTCCAATCTTAGTTGGCGATGGTGTCTGTACTCTACTGATGCTTCTATGTTTACAAGAATTGGTTTGTTGTATCCGTTATTATATGCTACACCAGAAGGCTATGCAGTTTATCTCCCATGTGAGCATAGTTACAGCTTTACTATATACATCCAACTATTACAGTTTGTATATCAACTAGATTCTGGGAACAGGCACACGGAGAACAGGGCGCAATAGAAGCTTGTTCTTAAGCCGGGCGGTGAGGCCGAATGCTTCGGTCATGTCGAGCTCCGAGCCTGGCCCTGCCCACTCCCAGTCGGAGTGGAAGAGCAGGCTCGCGAGCGCGAGCTCAACGTTGGCAAGGCCGAACGCCATCCCAGGGCACATCCGCCGGCCAGCGCCAAATGGAAGGAACGCAAAGTCACCACCCCCAAAGTCCGACGCCGCTTGCCCCTCGAACCGTTCTGGCCGGAACTCCTCAGGCGCGTCGGGCCAGTAGCGCTCGTCGCGGCCCAATGCCCAGACGTTGACGATCACTTGCGTTCCACGTGGCACATCGTATCCCAACACCTGGCATGATTCCTGGCACTCGCGCGGGAGCAACAACGGCAGGGGTGTGTGTAGTCGCAACGTCTCTCGGATGACAAGGTGTAGATAGGTGAGCTCTGTTAGAGCATGCTCGGTCACGGTACCACGGGCATGGAAGGTTTGCCGCAACTCCGCCGTTGCCTTTTGCATGACCCTTGGGTTCTTGACCAGCTCCGCCATGGCCCACTCCAGCGTTGTAGCTGATGTCTCGCTGCCAGCGCCGAATACGTCCTATACACAAAATATGAGATTTTTTCAGGACGGCTAGAAACTGAGGGAAGCAAAATTAACCATTGCTAGACAGTActtcctccgatccaaaataagtgttgcagttttgagcCAAGGTTAATTTAACTTTACTTTAAACTTATGACATTTGTTATGGaccggagggagtaacattttgaTAAAACCGTACACGCTTTCAACCACTTTGAATAGGTAGTTTGTCAACAAAAAACGTCACATGATCACGATAGCACCTGCTGCTGCAAAGATAATCACGGAAGCCACCTGGACGAGAATACTTACGAAGATGACGGACTTGATGACGTCCATGTCGAGCGGAAACTGGAGCGCGCCTTCCTTCTGGATCCTCAGCAGCACGTAGAGCAGGTCCTCGTCGTGACCTCCGCCGCCGCTCATCCTCTCCAGGTGCTCCTGGACGACGCCGTCGAGGATGCCGTACACGGTGTCGCGGCACTCCCCGGCGCGGCGCACGGCGCTGCTGAGCCGCGCGGCGAGCCGCGACGAAGGCCACAGGTCGGCCGGGTTGAAGCCGGCCGCGAGCTGCATGGAGCGGTCGAGCGCCCGGAGGAACGCGTCGCGCTCCCGGCACCGGTCGCCCAGCACGGCGCGCACCGTGCTGTCCGCCACGAGGGCGGCCAGCAGCACGCGCATCTCCACGGGGCGCGCGGCCGCCGCGGCCTCGGCGACGCCGCGGAGCGcggcggcgacctcctcctcgCGGATGGCGCGGAAGGAGAGGACGCGGCGCGCGGTGAGGAGCTCCGCGACGGCGATCTTCCGGAGCTGCCGCCAGTAGTCCCCGTAGGGCGCGAAGATGATGTCCCGGCCGCCGTTGGTGAGCACGCGCATGGTGGCGCTCAGCGGCCGCGTCGCGAACGCCGTGTCGTGGGTCCTCATCACCTCGCGCGCGCCCTTCCGGGACGACACCACCAGCGTGGGCACCTCGCCGAGCCGCAGCAGCATGGCCGGCCCGTGGCGCCGCGCCAGGTCGCGCATCGCGCGGTGAGGGAGCTGCCCGGCGAGGGCGAGGTGGTGCAGGC
This DNA window, taken from Triticum aestivum cultivar Chinese Spring chromosome 1D, IWGSC CS RefSeq v2.1, whole genome shotgun sequence, encodes the following:
- the LOC123183079 gene encoding dolabradiene monooxygenase, yielding MTKSRSNAGSSACSDPRSRMEDAYVVVYLGVALVSLLVVLAGRRRWGARGDGAADGLRLPPGPWQLPVIGSLHHLALAGQLPHRAMRDLARRHGPAMLLRLGEVPTLVVSSRKGAREVMRTHDTAFATRPLSATMRVLTNGGRDIIFAPYGDYWRQLRKIAVAELLTARRVLSFRAIREEEVAAALRGVAEAAAAARPVEMRVLLAALVADSTVRAVLGDRCRERDAFLRALDRSMQLAAGFNPADLWPSSRLAARLSSAVRRAGECRDTVYGILDGVVQEHLERMSGGGGHDEDLLYVLLRIQKEGALQFPLDMDVIKSVIFDVFGAGSETSATTLEWAMAELVKNPRVMQKATAELRQTFHARGTVTEHALTELTYLHLVIRETLRLHTPLPLLLPRECQESCQVLGYDVPRGTQVIVNVWALGRDERYWPDAPEEFRPERFEGQAASDFGGGDFAFLPFGAGRRMCPGMAFGLANVELALASLLFHSDWEWAGPGSELDMTEAFGLTARLKNKLLLRPVLRVPVPRI